The Rhodothermus marinus DSM 4252 DNA segment CGATCTGGGACGAGTGGGCCACCGAGGAAGGCGAGCTGGGACCGATCTACGGCAAGCAGTGGCGGCGGTGGCTGGCGCCTGACGGACGCGAGATCGACCAGATCGCCGAGGTGGTGCGCTCGATCCGGGAGCGCCCCTGGTCGCGGCGGCATGTGGTGAGCGCCTGGAACGTGGCCGACCTGCCCGACGAGCGCCTTTCACCGCAGGAGAACGTACGGCGGGGCCGGATGGCCCTGGCACCCTGTCACGTGCTGTTTCAGTTCTACGTGGCGGAGCGGCCCGAGTGGGAGCGCCCGCGGCTTTCCTGCCAGCTCTACCAGCGCTCGGCCGATGCGTTTCTGGGCGTGCCTTTCAACATCGCCTCCTACAGCCTGCTCACGCACATGATTGCCCAGCAGACGGACCTGGACGTGGGCGAGTTTATCTGGACCGGGGGCGATTGTCACATTTACCTGAACCACCTGGAGCAGGTCGAGGAGCTGCTCTCCCGCGAGCCGTACCCGCTGCCGAAGCTGGTCATCAAAAGGCGCCCGCCGTCGATCTTCGACTATCGGTACGAGGATTTCGAATTCGTGAACTACCGGCATCATCCGCCGATCAAGGCACCCATTGCGGTGTGAAGTATAGCCAAATGAACCAGATAGCCTCCAGACGTCCGGAGATTGTGTTGATCGCGGCGCTGGCCGAGAAGAACCGGGTGATCGGGCGCGACGGCCGGCTTCCGTGGCATCTGCCGGAGGACCTGCGGCGCTTCAAGCGACTGACGATGGGGCACCCGCTGTTGATGGGCCGCAAGACGTTCGAGTCGCTCCTGGAGGAGTTCGGCGGGCCGCTACCCGGTCGGCGACACCTGGTGCTCTCGCGGAGTCGGACCTATCCGGGCATGGCGAACGTCGAGGTGTACCCGGACGTCGAGGCGGCGCTGAAGGCCGTGGGCGATGTGCCCGTGCTGTTCATTGCGGGCGGAGCCGAGGTGTATGCCCAGTTTCTACCCCGGGCCGATCGGCTGGAGCTGACGCTCGTCGAAGGCGACTACGAGGGCGATACGTTCTTTCCTCCCTACGAGCATCTGATCGGCTCCGTCTTCGAGGAGGTGGCCGTCGAGCGGCATCCGGGCTTTCGGTTCGTCACCTACCGGCGGCGTCCCGACGCGCCGAAG contains these protein-coding regions:
- a CDS encoding thymidylate synthase; amino-acid sequence: MRQYHEFLRYILERGTRREDRTGTGTISVFGYQMRFDLQEGFPLVTTKKIHIKSVVHELLWFLRGDTNLRYLHEHGVTIWDEWATEEGELGPIYGKQWRRWLAPDGREIDQIAEVVRSIRERPWSRRHVVSAWNVADLPDERLSPQENVRRGRMALAPCHVLFQFYVAERPEWERPRLSCQLYQRSADAFLGVPFNIASYSLLTHMIAQQTDLDVGEFIWTGGDCHIYLNHLEQVEELLSREPYPLPKLVIKRRPPSIFDYRYEDFEFVNYRHHPPIKAPIAV
- a CDS encoding dihydrofolate reductase yields the protein MNQIASRRPEIVLIAALAEKNRVIGRDGRLPWHLPEDLRRFKRLTMGHPLLMGRKTFESLLEEFGGPLPGRRHLVLSRSRTYPGMANVEVYPDVEAALKAVGDVPVLFIAGGAEVYAQFLPRADRLELTLVEGDYEGDTFFPPYEHLIGSVFEEVAVERHPGFRFVTYRRRPDAPKP